From a single Flavobacterium sp. genomic region:
- a CDS encoding aldo/keto reductase — protein sequence MNYTTLPNTELKVSKICLGTMTFGNQNTESEAHSQLDYAIEKGINFIDTAEMYPIGGNAQIFGSTERHIGTWIQKIGASEREKLVIATKIAGPNRGMEYIRQPLDFSRKSIHEAVELSLKNLQTDYVDLYQMHWPERVMNMFQKRGVQELDSKWQDNIFDVLTVYDGLIKEGKIKHIGLSNENSWGVMRFLMESEKHGLPRIATIQNPFSLLNRLYEVGLSEIGMRENVGLLAYSPLGFGFLTGKHLNGIEKNSRLDLFRNFTRYTNDNCFKATKLYKELAEANGLTLTQMAIAFVHRQQFVTSTIIGATTMEQLQENIAAFDTILSAEMVAEIESIQELIPNPAP from the coding sequence ATGAACTACACAACACTACCAAATACCGAACTAAAAGTCAGTAAAATCTGTTTAGGAACTATGACTTTTGGGAATCAAAATACCGAAAGTGAAGCACACAGTCAATTGGATTATGCAATCGAAAAGGGCATCAATTTTATTGATACGGCTGAAATGTACCCAATTGGTGGCAACGCTCAAATTTTTGGAAGTACAGAACGTCACATCGGAACCTGGATTCAAAAAATTGGTGCATCGGAAAGAGAAAAATTAGTTATAGCAACTAAAATTGCAGGTCCAAATCGCGGTATGGAATACATTCGTCAACCATTAGATTTTTCTAGGAAAAGTATTCACGAAGCGGTAGAATTGAGCTTAAAAAATCTCCAAACAGATTATGTCGATTTATATCAAATGCATTGGCCTGAACGCGTGATGAATATGTTTCAAAAGCGCGGTGTTCAGGAATTAGACTCAAAATGGCAAGACAATATTTTTGATGTACTAACAGTTTATGACGGATTAATTAAAGAAGGGAAAATCAAACACATAGGACTTTCAAATGAAAATTCGTGGGGTGTAATGCGTTTTTTAATGGAAAGTGAAAAACACGGTTTACCAAGAATTGCCACAATACAAAATCCGTTTTCGTTATTAAATCGATTGTATGAAGTGGGTCTGTCAGAAATTGGAATGCGTGAAAATGTAGGTTTGTTAGCTTATTCTCCGTTAGGTTTTGGGTTTTTAACAGGGAAACATTTGAATGGAATTGAAAAAAATTCGAGATTGGATTTGTTTAGAAATTTCACTCGATATACCAATGATAATTGTTTTAAAGCTACTAAATTATATAAAGAATTAGCCGAAGCCAATGGTTTAACGTTAACCCAAATGGCAATTGCTTTTGTGCATCGTCAACAATTTGTGACGTCAACAATTATCGGCGCTACAACCATGGAACAATTACAAGAAAACATTGCTGCTTTTGACACTATTTTATCAGCCGAAATGGTAGCTGAAATAGAAAGCATTCAGGAATTAATTCCTAATCCAGCGCCTTAA
- the mgtE gene encoding magnesium transporter, which yields MEFKISREFLSEIEQLISENKAQELLLLLEDIHFADIAEIMEELDDYGAGYIFNTLDSEKTAEILLELDEEVREKILKNLSPKEIAEELDELSTDDAADIIAELPQHKKEQVISELEDVEHAKDIVDLLRYDEDSAGGLMGKELVKVNENWNVLTCVKEMRAQAENVAKVHSIYVVDDEDRLKGRLSLKDLLTTSTKTHISEVYIKKVDYVKVDTKDVEVARIMQKYDLDAIPVVDELGRLVGRITIDDIIDVIKEEADKDYQLAAGISQDVEADDSILELTKARLPWLVLALFGGFISVHVLGIFEPVMDLHPELFFFTPLIAAMAGNVGVQSSAIIVQGLANNTIIGPVVERLLKELSLSLLNGVILSVILLAGSYFLLDYEIHVGYTVAIALLSVIIMASLIGTFIPIILNKYGVDPALATGPFITTSNDILGILTYFTIAKIILGI from the coding sequence ATGGAGTTTAAAATCAGCAGAGAGTTTCTATCTGAAATAGAACAACTTATAAGTGAAAACAAGGCGCAAGAATTACTTTTGCTACTTGAAGATATTCACTTTGCTGATATTGCCGAAATCATGGAAGAACTCGATGATTATGGCGCTGGTTATATTTTTAACACTTTAGATTCTGAAAAAACAGCCGAGATTCTGTTAGAATTAGACGAAGAAGTTCGTGAAAAAATCTTAAAAAACCTTTCTCCAAAAGAAATTGCAGAAGAGCTTGACGAATTAAGCACGGATGACGCCGCTGATATTATTGCTGAATTACCACAGCACAAAAAAGAACAAGTAATTTCTGAATTAGAAGACGTTGAACACGCCAAAGACATTGTAGATTTATTGCGCTATGATGAAGATTCAGCGGGTGGTTTAATGGGAAAAGAGTTGGTAAAAGTGAACGAAAACTGGAACGTATTAACTTGTGTTAAAGAAATGCGTGCTCAGGCCGAAAATGTTGCGAAAGTACATTCTATTTATGTAGTAGATGATGAAGACCGTTTAAAAGGTCGTTTGTCTCTAAAAGACTTATTAACTACCTCAACCAAAACACATATTAGCGAAGTTTACATCAAAAAAGTGGACTATGTAAAAGTAGACACAAAAGATGTAGAAGTAGCGCGAATAATGCAAAAATATGACTTGGATGCCATTCCGGTTGTAGATGAATTAGGGCGTTTAGTAGGGAGAATTACTATTGACGATATTATTGATGTCATCAAGGAAGAAGCTGATAAAGATTACCAGTTAGCAGCGGGTATTTCACAAGACGTTGAAGCCGATGATAGTATTTTAGAATTGACAAAAGCACGTTTACCTTGGTTGGTTTTAGCATTATTTGGAGGATTTATTTCGGTACACGTTTTAGGAATTTTTGAACCTGTAATGGACTTGCATCCCGAATTGTTTTTCTTTACACCTCTTATTGCCGCAATGGCAGGAAATGTGGGTGTTCAATCTTCAGCGATTATTGTACAAGGTTTGGCCAACAACACAATTATTGGTCCAGTCGTTGAACGATTATTAAAAGAACTTTCATTAAGCTTATTGAATGGAGTAATTCTTTCTGTAATCTTATTGGCGGGCAGTTATTTTTTATTAGACTACGAAATTCATGTAGGCTACACTGTTGCCATCGCGTTACTTTCAGTAATTATTATGGCTTCGTTAATTGGAACTTTTATCCCAATAATATTAAATAAATACGGAGTTGACCCCGCTTTAGCAACCGGTCCTTTTATCACTACAAGTAACGATATCTTAGGGATTTTGACCTATTTTACGATTGCAAAAATTATTTTAGGGATTTAG
- a CDS encoding GNAT family N-acyltransferase, whose product MGLVTAKEVAKAINVDKYGIFGTFSGWLLMKVLKISALNKLYDRHKHLKDVEFLNAILDDLQIKFEIPEEDLKRLPKDGAYITISNHPLGGVDGILLLKLMLEKEPNFRIIANFLLHRIAPLKPFIMPVNPFENHKDVKSSVIGIKETLRHLSDGKPLGMFPAGEVSTYKDGKLVVDKPWEEGAIKVIRKAQVPVIPIYFHAKNSRLFYFLSKINDTLRTAKLPSELHTQKDRVIKVRIGKPISVAEQNEYQDIEAYGEFLRKKTYMLSNAFEEESKINLPKLSLPKSPKQIAKPANHEQILEEMAFLKKGDYRLLQSKNYEVFFVTADKIPNILHEIGRLREITFREVGEGTNESLDLDPYDKYYHHMFLWDEDAQCIAGAYRMGLGSHIYPKHGIDGFYLHELFRFEPELYDMMSKSIEMGRAFIIKEYQQKPMPLFLLWKGIVHTTLHYPEHKYLIGGVSISNQFSEFSKSLMIEFMKSHYYDPYIAQYVHPKKEFKVKLKDADKDFVFNETESDLNKFDKIIDELEPGTLRLPVLIKKYIKQNARVVAFNVDPLFNNAVDGLMYIRISDIPESTMKPVMEEFQAELERKDKG is encoded by the coding sequence ATGGGTTTAGTTACTGCTAAAGAAGTTGCAAAAGCGATTAACGTTGATAAATACGGGATTTTCGGTACTTTTTCTGGCTGGCTATTAATGAAAGTGCTTAAAATTTCTGCACTAAATAAGTTGTATGACCGACATAAACATTTAAAAGATGTGGAGTTTTTGAATGCAATTTTAGATGATTTGCAGATTAAGTTTGAAATTCCAGAAGAAGATTTAAAGCGATTACCAAAAGATGGCGCTTATATTACCATATCTAATCATCCGCTCGGAGGCGTTGATGGTATTTTGCTATTGAAATTAATGCTAGAAAAAGAGCCTAATTTTCGAATTATAGCTAATTTTTTATTGCATCGTATTGCGCCTTTAAAACCATTTATAATGCCTGTGAATCCTTTTGAAAATCACAAAGATGTGAAATCAAGTGTGATTGGCATTAAAGAAACTTTACGACATTTAAGCGACGGAAAACCTTTAGGAATGTTTCCTGCTGGAGAAGTTTCTACCTATAAAGATGGCAAATTAGTTGTTGACAAACCTTGGGAAGAAGGTGCTATTAAAGTAATTAGAAAAGCACAAGTTCCTGTTATACCTATTTATTTTCATGCTAAGAACAGTAGATTATTTTACTTCTTATCTAAAATTAATGACACTTTAAGAACCGCAAAATTACCAAGTGAACTTCACACTCAAAAAGACCGAGTTATTAAAGTTCGTATTGGAAAACCCATTTCGGTTGCTGAACAAAATGAATATCAAGACATTGAAGCTTATGGTGAGTTTTTAAGAAAAAAAACATACATGCTTTCCAATGCCTTTGAAGAAGAAAGTAAAATTAATTTACCAAAATTAAGTTTACCAAAATCGCCTAAACAAATTGCAAAGCCAGCGAATCATGAACAGATTTTAGAAGAAATGGCTTTTCTGAAAAAAGGGGATTATCGTTTATTGCAAAGTAAAAATTACGAAGTTTTCTTTGTAACGGCTGATAAAATTCCGAACATCTTACATGAAATAGGTCGTTTACGCGAAATTACATTTAGAGAAGTAGGCGAAGGCACTAATGAATCATTAGATTTAGATCCATACGATAAATATTATCATCACATGTTTTTATGGGATGAAGATGCGCAATGCATTGCTGGAGCTTACCGTATGGGATTAGGTTCACATATTTATCCAAAACACGGAATTGATGGTTTCTATTTACATGAATTATTCCGTTTTGAACCAGAGTTGTATGATATGATGAGTAAATCTATCGAAATGGGTAGAGCATTCATCATCAAAGAATACCAACAAAAACCAATGCCTTTGTTCTTGTTATGGAAAGGAATCGTTCACACGACTTTACACTATCCAGAACATAAATACTTGATTGGTGGCGTGAGCATTAGTAATCAGTTTTCTGAATTTTCTAAATCGTTAATGATTGAATTTATGAAGTCACATTATTACGACCCGTATATTGCGCAATATGTACATCCGAAGAAAGAATTTAAAGTAAAACTGAAAGACGCCGATAAAGATTTTGTTTTTAATGAAACTGAATCGGATTTGAATAAATTTGATAAGATAATCGACGAACTAGAACCAGGAACTTTGCGTTTACCAGTTTTAATTAAGAAATACATCAAACAAAACGCAAGAGTGGTTGCTTTTAATGTAGACCCTCTATTTAATAATGCGGTTGACGGATTAATGTATATTCGAATATCAGATATTCCTGAAAGCACCATGAAACCTGTTATGGAAGAGTTTCAAGCAGAATTGGAAAGAAAAGATAAAGGCTAA
- a CDS encoding exodeoxyribonuclease III gives MKIISYNVNGIRAAITKGFLEWLQQANPDVICLQEIKATEDQIPKIEIEAAGYPYQYYFPAEKKGYSGVAILSKIEPKNVIFGTGISHMDFEGRNLRVDFDEFSVMSLYLPSGTNIDRLDYKFQYMAEFHLYIDELKKEVPNLIICGDYNICHEAIDIHDPIRNAKISGFLPEERAWLDGFMKGGFIDTFRHLNKEPHNYSWWSYRANARNNNKGWRIDYCLAAESLKDKIQRALILPEAKHSDHCPVLVEIK, from the coding sequence ATGAAAATTATATCATACAACGTTAATGGAATTCGTGCCGCAATTACTAAAGGATTTCTAGAGTGGTTGCAACAAGCGAATCCAGATGTTATTTGTCTTCAGGAAATTAAAGCAACCGAAGATCAAATTCCTAAAATAGAAATTGAAGCAGCGGGATATCCGTACCAATATTATTTTCCAGCCGAAAAAAAAGGATATAGCGGGGTAGCTATACTATCTAAAATTGAGCCTAAAAACGTGATTTTTGGAACTGGAATTTCCCATATGGATTTTGAAGGGAGAAATTTACGTGTCGATTTTGATGAATTTTCGGTAATGAGCCTATATTTACCTTCTGGTACGAATATTGATCGGTTAGATTATAAATTTCAATATATGGCAGAATTTCATTTGTATATTGATGAATTAAAGAAAGAAGTGCCAAACTTGATAATTTGTGGTGATTATAATATTTGTCATGAAGCTATTGATATTCACGATCCAATTCGAAATGCAAAAATTTCTGGGTTTTTGCCAGAAGAACGCGCATGGTTAGATGGTTTTATGAAAGGCGGTTTTATAGATACGTTTCGTCATTTAAACAAAGAACCACACAATTACAGTTGGTGGAGTTACAGAGCCAATGCTCGAAATAATAATAAAGGATGGAGAATCGATTATTGTTTAGCAGCCGAATCTTTGAAAGATAAAATTCAAAGAGCATTAATTTTGCCCGAAGCCAAACACTCTGACCATTGTCCGGTTTTAGTAGAAATAAAATAA
- a CDS encoding PQQ-dependent sugar dehydrogenase, with the protein MKTLLSFGLLIVSFFGQAQTIALQSFATGFSEPLEIAHAGDSRLFVVQKGGLIRIVNANGSVNATPFLNISSLVSTVSERGLLGLAFHPNYATNGYFFINYSNTSGDTVIARYSVNSGNPGVANTTGTILMTITQPYSNHNGGSIKFGPDGYLYIGMGDGGSGGDPGNRAQNINENLGKMLRIDVNSTIAPYYTNPATNPYVGVAGNDEIWAIGLRNPWKFSFNRLNGDLWIADVGQGSVEEINKVINPLTAGLNFGWRCYEGNSTYNSTGCAPASTMTFPFTQYARSGGACSVTGGYFYTGSMYPNFQNKYFFTDYCDDKIRMVNSSGVITTTTSFSGNNFVTFGEDVNGELYIAGISSGTIYKVIDTSLSSSDFENNGFTLFPNPAKEMFTIKSSTANLATKAAIFDITGKLLFTKELSNNSEHTIETTSLAKGIYLVSVETSNGTNYSTKLIVE; encoded by the coding sequence ATGAAAACACTCTTGTCATTCGGTTTGTTAATCGTGTCATTTTTTGGACAGGCTCAAACCATCGCTTTACAGTCTTTTGCAACAGGTTTTTCAGAGCCGCTTGAGATAGCTCATGCAGGAGATTCACGCTTATTTGTGGTTCAAAAAGGCGGATTAATTAGAATAGTAAATGCTAATGGAAGTGTAAATGCAACTCCATTTTTAAACATTTCATCACTTGTAAGCACCGTTAGTGAAAGAGGATTATTAGGTTTGGCATTTCACCCAAATTATGCTACTAATGGTTATTTTTTTATAAATTATTCCAATACTTCAGGCGATACAGTTATTGCTAGATATAGTGTAAATTCTGGGAATCCAGGTGTTGCCAACACAACAGGAACTATATTAATGACCATAACACAGCCCTATTCAAACCATAATGGAGGAAGTATAAAATTTGGTCCAGATGGTTATTTATATATTGGAATGGGGGATGGCGGCAGTGGTGGCGACCCCGGAAACAGAGCGCAAAATATCAATGAAAATTTAGGAAAAATGCTTAGAATTGATGTAAATTCTACCATTGCACCTTATTATACAAATCCAGCGACAAATCCGTATGTGGGCGTAGCTGGAAATGATGAAATCTGGGCAATTGGCTTAAGAAATCCTTGGAAATTTTCGTTCAACAGATTAAATGGCGATTTATGGATTGCCGATGTGGGTCAAGGTTCTGTGGAAGAAATTAATAAAGTTATTAACCCATTGACAGCAGGATTAAATTTTGGTTGGAGATGTTATGAAGGAAATTCAACTTATAATTCAACAGGTTGTGCACCTGCAAGCACAATGACTTTTCCGTTTACTCAATATGCACGTTCTGGTGGTGCTTGCTCTGTAACAGGAGGCTATTTTTATACAGGTTCAATGTATCCAAATTTTCAAAACAAATACTTTTTTACAGATTATTGTGATGACAAAATTAGAATGGTCAACAGTAGTGGAGTCATTACAACTACAACTTCGTTTTCTGGAAATAACTTTGTAACTTTTGGTGAAGATGTAAATGGAGAGTTATATATTGCAGGAATTTCTTCGGGAACAATTTATAAAGTAATTGATACGTCTTTAAGTAGTTCTGATTTTGAAAATAATGGTTTTACGTTATTTCCAAATCCAGCCAAAGAAATGTTTACTATAAAAAGTTCGACAGCTAATTTGGCAACAAAAGCTGCTATTTTTGACATAACTGGAAAATTGCTTTTTACTAAAGAATTAAGCAATAATTCTGAACACACAATTGAAACAACATCTTTGGCTAAAGGAATTTATTTAGTATCTGTTGAAACCTCTAATGGAACCAATTACTCAACAAAATTAATTGTGGAATAA
- a CDS encoding OmpA family protein: protein MIRKIALACVVLSLTTSCVSKKIYQDLENKYADLKKEHNALSDENTTLKTDKNQLELDKNSLQTELDKVKSERDKLAADYAATKKNLDNLKASYAALEKDSNDALEANINKNRQLLAELEAKQKALTAEQDRLNKLKKDLEASSTRLAELEKMMADKEAAMKKLKETLSKSLKAFEGKGLTVTEKDGKVYVSMENKLLFESGSWTVGSEGKKAVDLVGKVLGDNPEISVLIEGHTDNDKITGTIGGGVENNWDLSTKRATAIVNILSANAKIKKENLTAAGRGEFAPLMSNETAEGKAKNRRIEIILTPKLDEISKMLNEL from the coding sequence ATGATAAGAAAAATTGCCCTAGCCTGTGTAGTTTTAAGTTTAACTACTTCGTGTGTTTCTAAAAAAATCTATCAAGATTTAGAAAACAAATATGCCGATTTAAAGAAAGAACACAATGCTTTATCGGACGAAAATACTACACTTAAAACAGATAAAAATCAGTTAGAATTAGATAAAAATAGTCTACAAACAGAGTTAGATAAAGTAAAATCTGAACGAGATAAATTAGCTGCTGATTATGCTGCTACTAAAAAGAATTTAGACAATTTAAAAGCATCTTATGCGGCACTTGAAAAAGACAGTAACGATGCTTTAGAGGCAAACATCAACAAAAACAGACAATTGCTTGCTGAGCTTGAAGCCAAACAAAAAGCATTAACGGCTGAACAAGATCGTTTGAACAAACTGAAAAAAGATTTAGAAGCATCTTCTACTCGTTTAGCGGAATTAGAAAAAATGATGGCGGATAAAGAGGCAGCTATGAAGAAATTGAAAGAAACTTTGTCTAAATCACTAAAAGCATTTGAAGGTAAAGGGTTAACCGTGACTGAAAAAGACGGAAAAGTATATGTTTCTATGGAGAACAAATTACTTTTTGAATCGGGAAGTTGGACAGTGGGTTCAGAAGGAAAAAAAGCAGTGGATTTAGTTGGTAAAGTATTAGGCGATAATCCAGAAATTTCTGTTTTAATTGAAGGGCATACCGATAATGACAAAATCACAGGAACAATTGGTGGTGGCGTTGAAAATAACTGGGATTTATCTACAAAACGTGCTACTGCGATTGTAAATATTTTATCGGCAAATGCAAAAATTAAAAAAGAAAACTTAACTGCTGCAGGTCGTGGTGAATTTGCGCCTTTAATGAGTAATGAAACTGCAGAAGGAAAAGCAAAAAACAGAAGAATCGAAATTATCTTAACGCCTAAGTTAGATGAAATTTCTAAAATGTTGAATGAACTATAA
- a CDS encoding DUF4139 domain-containing protein: MKKILVFTLLCFSAITFAQKPIFTSAKIKSATVYSNSAELLQSASVTLPSGTSEIVIKNVADYVNENTIQIGAPANVTVLSVQLVRDYKENSETTEPLKLTPIQQKFSDSINYFENEINKITIEKNAISKTIELLDKKELAGTTKPEITISEFTKLIDYYRIKRNEFGQSIHTLSIKEKNFEKKIQLLQEKLALKKNTPIAKPEYNLILQVMNTVAGTMTLDINYLTNGASWIPFYDMRADNVNAPINLMYKAKVTQNTGIDWKNVKLTLSSGNPNQNNTAPILQAWFLRYGYPRTYGYDNSNAKLNTVVVSGYMKKDKAEMDESSISNYTTINENQLNISFDIDIPYDILSNGKAHSVALKDLKLPASYKYYAVPKVEKEAFLLAEISEYSKFNLLPGEANIIFEGMYVGKTMINPNQTSDTLNLSMGRDKKIAIKREKIADKSGTKFLSGYKEQTFTYDITVKNNKKEAIELLLKDQYPISTDKEITIELLDNGKAKVNTETGILTWDVKLGAGETKKFRISYKIKYPKDKFIDNL; this comes from the coding sequence ATGAAAAAAATACTTGTATTTACATTGTTATGTTTTTCGGCAATCACATTTGCTCAAAAACCAATTTTTACTTCCGCTAAAATTAAAAGCGCAACTGTTTACAGCAATTCGGCTGAATTATTGCAATCGGCTTCGGTAACACTTCCTTCAGGAACCAGTGAAATTGTCATTAAAAACGTAGCGGACTACGTAAATGAAAACACCATTCAAATTGGCGCTCCAGCCAATGTTACCGTTTTATCGGTTCAACTTGTTCGAGATTATAAAGAAAATTCAGAAACAACCGAACCCTTAAAACTAACCCCAATTCAACAAAAATTTTCAGACAGTATTAATTATTTTGAAAACGAAATTAATAAAATTACAATCGAAAAAAATGCTATTTCAAAAACAATTGAACTACTCGATAAAAAAGAATTAGCAGGTACAACAAAACCTGAAATTACAATTAGTGAGTTTACAAAACTAATTGATTATTATAGAATTAAACGAAATGAGTTTGGACAATCTATTCATACATTGAGTATTAAAGAAAAAAACTTTGAAAAAAAAATTCAGTTACTTCAAGAAAAATTAGCGTTAAAAAAAAATACTCCTATTGCAAAACCAGAATATAATTTGATACTTCAGGTGATGAATACAGTTGCTGGAACTATGACTTTAGATATAAATTATCTAACTAATGGTGCATCATGGATTCCGTTTTATGACATGAGAGCCGACAATGTAAATGCACCAATCAATTTAATGTATAAAGCAAAAGTAACACAAAACACCGGTATCGATTGGAAAAATGTGAAACTAACTTTGTCTAGTGGTAATCCAAATCAAAACAACACAGCACCTATTTTACAAGCTTGGTTTTTGAGATATGGTTATCCAAGAACATATGGTTATGATAACAGCAACGCAAAACTAAATACGGTTGTGGTGTCTGGTTATATGAAAAAAGATAAAGCAGAAATGGATGAATCTTCTATTTCAAATTACACAACCATCAATGAAAACCAACTGAATATTTCCTTTGACATTGACATTCCGTATGATATTTTATCGAATGGAAAAGCACACAGTGTTGCCTTAAAAGATTTGAAATTACCGGCATCTTACAAATATTACGCCGTTCCAAAAGTGGAAAAAGAAGCATTTTTGTTAGCTGAAATTAGCGAATATTCTAAATTCAATTTATTACCAGGTGAAGCGAATATTATTTTCGAAGGCATGTATGTTGGCAAAACCATGATTAATCCAAATCAAACATCTGACACGTTGAATTTGAGCATGGGAAGAGATAAAAAAATAGCCATCAAACGTGAGAAAATCGCAGATAAATCGGGAACTAAATTCTTATCGGGTTATAAAGAACAAACGTTTACCTACGATATTACCGTAAAAAATAACAAAAAAGAAGCGATTGAATTATTGTTAAAAGATCAATATCCAATTAGTACCGATAAAGAAATTACCATCGAATTATTAGACAACGGAAAAGCAAAAGTAAATACAGAAACTGGAATTTTAACTTGGGATGTAAAACTAGGCGCAGGAGAAACGAAGAAATTCAGAATCAGTTATAAAATCAAATATCCGAAGGATAAGTTTATAGATAATTTGTAA
- the rsmA gene encoding 16S rRNA (adenine(1518)-N(6)/adenine(1519)-N(6))-dimethyltransferase RsmA: MEKVSAKKHLGQHFLKDESIAKDIADTLSLEGYSKILEIGPGMGVLTKYLLDKPTETYVIEIDKESVEYLGVHFPKLDHHIIAKDFLKYNLNEVFNNEPFAIIGNFPYNISTQIVFKTLEMRDQIPEFAGMFQKEVAQRICEKKGSKVYGILSVLTQAFYEAEYLFTVPPNVFNPPPKVDSGVLRLKRKADYSLPCDEKMFFRVVKTAFQQRRKTLRNSLKTFNFSDNLKEDSIFDLRPEQLTVEQFIEITKKITADGV, encoded by the coding sequence ATGGAAAAAGTAAGCGCAAAAAAACACTTAGGACAACATTTTCTAAAAGATGAAAGCATCGCAAAAGATATTGCTGATACGCTTTCGCTCGAAGGCTATTCAAAAATTTTGGAAATTGGTCCAGGAATGGGTGTTTTAACCAAATATTTATTGGACAAACCCACTGAAACTTATGTCATCGAAATCGACAAAGAATCGGTAGAATATTTGGGGGTTCATTTTCCAAAACTAGATCATCATATTATTGCTAAAGATTTTTTAAAATACAATTTAAACGAGGTCTTCAATAACGAGCCTTTCGCAATCATTGGAAATTTTCCTTATAATATTTCGACCCAAATTGTGTTTAAAACCTTAGAAATGCGAGACCAAATTCCCGAATTTGCTGGCATGTTTCAAAAAGAAGTTGCCCAACGCATTTGTGAAAAAAAAGGAAGTAAAGTCTATGGAATTTTATCGGTTTTAACCCAAGCTTTTTATGAAGCGGAATATTTGTTTACAGTTCCACCCAATGTTTTTAATCCACCCCCAAAAGTAGATTCTGGTGTGCTGCGATTGAAAAGAAAAGCAGATTATTCGTTGCCGTGTGATGAAAAAATGTTCTTTAGAGTCGTGAAAACCGCTTTTCAACAACGAAGAAAAACATTGCGAAATAGCTTAAAAACCTTTAATTTTTCTGATAATTTAAAAGAAGATAGTATCTTTGACCTCCGTCCGGAACAACTTACGGTGGAACAATTTATAGAAATTACCAAAAAAATAACAGCCGATGGAGTTTAA
- a CDS encoding RDD family protein, with amino-acid sequence MMNQSENKKNIGKRFVAGLIDYVLLYSLIFAYLYSFGESNDEGGVSVTGIAAIVPFIMWFVIIVLTEVFYGATLGNSIMKLKPKSLTTSNGELTFTQSIKRHLFDPIDMFPFGIIGILTIKTSSKNQRLGDIIANTTVVEMKR; translated from the coding sequence ATGATGAATCAATCAGAAAATAAAAAGAATATCGGAAAAAGATTCGTTGCAGGGTTAATAGATTATGTTCTTTTATACTCTTTAATCTTTGCTTATCTTTATTCGTTTGGTGAATCTAATGATGAAGGGGGAGTCTCGGTTACAGGAATAGCTGCAATTGTTCCTTTTATTATGTGGTTTGTAATTATTGTTTTAACTGAGGTTTTTTACGGTGCTACATTAGGAAATTCCATCATGAAATTAAAGCCAAAATCATTAACAACAAGCAATGGTGAACTAACTTTTACCCAGTCCATTAAAAGACATTTGTTTGATCCAATTGATATGTTCCCATTTGGAATTATAGGAATTTTAACCATAAAGACTTCAAGTAAAAATCAAAGATTGGGAGATATTATTGCAAATACAACTGTTGTTGAAATGAAAAGATAA